The region AGCATTCCTCCTAAAGTTACAATAAAAGAAGGTACTCCTTTGTAAGCTATCCAATATCCATTCCATAAACCTAACAATAACCCTATCCCAAGAGTAATAATCATTGATAAAACTGGATTAATACCTTTCCAAACATCAAGAATAGCTAATATACCTCCTGAAAGTCCAACTATAGATCCAACAGAGAGATCTATTTCACCTAGAATGATGACCATAACCATGCCTATAGCTAATAGAGAAATAAAAACTGATTGTCTAAATAAATTGGAGATATTTCGAGCAGATAAAAATGATCCCTTTGTCATTATAGTAAATATAAGCCATATTACAAGAAGAGCGATAATCATCATATATGATCTTAAATCAACTTTCTTTTTGTTAGTCTTCATTCACCTTTACCTCCCCTAATTCCTGTAGCTAAGTACATAATATCTTCTTGATTTGTATCATGATTGTAATTTTCAATTTCACCCATAAATTTACCTTCGTGTAGAACTATTATTCTGTCAGCCATTCCAATAACTTCTGGTAATTCTGAAGAAATCATTATTATAGAAATTCCTTGTTTTGTTAATTTGTTCATAAGTGAATATATTTCTTGTTTTGCTCCTACGTCTATACCTCGAGTAGGTTCATCCATTATCAATATTTTTGGAATGGAAACTAAATTTCGTCCAATTAAAGTTTTCTGTTGATTTCCACCACTTAACGTTGAAATTTTTACTTCTGGAGACTGAGTTTTTATGTTTAATTCTTTAATTATTTCCAAAGCTTTTAAAGTTTCACTTTCTTTGTTAATATGAAAAAAAGTGGCAAATTTTTTTATAAAAGCAATTGTAATGTTTTCTCTAACAGTTAAGTTAGAAATTATTCCAGCACCTTTTCTATCTTCAGATAAATAGGCTATGCCAAGCTCTAACGCTTCTTGTGGAGAATTAATGTTAACTTTCTCAGAGTTTAAAAAAACTTTCCCTTCTTTTTTACCTTGATAAAAACCGATGATACTGCTCATTAATTCAGTTCGTCCTGCTCCTACTAAGCCCGAAAAACCTAGAATCTCACCATACCTCAAATTAAAACTAACATTGTCAACTACCTTTTTTGTGGGATTATACTCTTCAAATACCGTAAAATTTTTTACTTCAAAGATTATTTTTTCAGGAGAAATTTTTCTTTTTGGAAACATTTGACTTATTTCTCGACCTACCATCATTTTTATTAGATCATTTTTTGTGACTTCATTAATCAATTTAGTCCCTATTAGTTTTCCATCTCGGAGGATACTAACCCTATCTGCAACTTCAAATATTTCATCTAATTTATGAGAAATATATATACAAGTGACCCCTTCTTTTTTTAACTCCTTTAATAGTGCTAATAAGTTATTTGTTTCACTTTCTGTTAATGAAGCTGTAGGTTCGTCTAAAATGAGGATATTTGCTTTTTTAACTAATGCTTTAGCTATTTCAATTAACTGTTGTTTTCCAACACCTAGATGTTTTATCTTTGTGAAAATATTTAGGTCATCTAACTTTAATTTTTTTAAGAGAATTTGTGATTCCTCATACATAGAATTCCAATCGATAACAAGTCCTTTAACTTTTTGTGATCCCATATATATATTTTCTATTATGCTTAATTCTTCAAAAAGAGTTAATTCCTGATGAATAACTGCAATACCTGCTTCCTCAGCATCTTTTGGATTTTTAAATTCAATTTTTTTATCTTTGAGATAAATATCTCCTTCATAGCTACCATATGGATATATACCACCTAGTATACTTATCAGAGTAGATTTTCCTGCACCGTTTTCTCCACAAATAGCGTGTATTTCATTCTTCTCTATATCCATTGTAATATTATCCAAAGCTTTGACTCCAGGAAAGTATTTTGAAACATTTTTTATCCTTAATAAAGTAGGCATTAATTTCACCTCTTATATCAAAACTAAAATAGTGAGTAAAAGGGTTTTATATAAAATGGTTAGGGATTGTCCCTAACCATTATTAAACATTTTTATTTTTCCTAAAATGAACTAAGAATTAATTAATTTTAGGCCATTGAGATTTTGGAACATTTTTATATACCTCTTCTAACGAATGAAATCCATCTTTTATTACTGTGTCAACAATATTATTTATATCTACAGGTATTGGTTCCAGATAAAAAGTTGGTACTTCTTTAAATCCATTATCTGCTTTTCCATTTGTAATGATATGTACATCTTTTGCAATAGATACTGCCATAATTGCAGCTTGGGTAGCAATATCTTTTATAGGTTTGTAAACTGTCACAGTTTGTGTGCCTTCAACT is a window of Defluviitoga tunisiensis DNA encoding:
- a CDS encoding sugar ABC transporter ATP-binding protein, which gives rise to MPTLLRIKNVSKYFPGVKALDNITMDIEKNEIHAICGENGAGKSTLISILGGIYPYGSYEGDIYLKDKKIEFKNPKDAEEAGIAVIHQELTLFEELSIIENIYMGSQKVKGLVIDWNSMYEESQILLKKLKLDDLNIFTKIKHLGVGKQQLIEIAKALVKKANILILDEPTASLTESETNNLLALLKELKKEGVTCIYISHKLDEIFEVADRVSILRDGKLIGTKLINEVTKNDLIKMMVGREISQMFPKRKISPEKIIFEVKNFTVFEEYNPTKKVVDNVSFNLRYGEILGFSGLVGAGRTELMSSIIGFYQGKKEGKVFLNSEKVNINSPQEALELGIAYLSEDRKGAGIISNLTVRENITIAFIKKFATFFHINKESETLKALEIIKELNIKTQSPEVKISTLSGGNQQKTLIGRNLVSIPKILIMDEPTRGIDVGAKQEIYSLMNKLTKQGISIIMISSELPEVIGMADRIIVLHEGKFMGEIENYNHDTNQEDIMYLATGIRGGKGE